From Mycolicibacterium nivoides, a single genomic window includes:
- a CDS encoding YqjF family protein → MVEPVSPEAPRLTGARILHQNWVDLTFLHWPVDARRIAHLYPAGTEPDTFDGIGYVGLVAFRMTGTGFGYGPGVLGSFLETNVRLYSVDGIGRRGVVFLSLDTPRLDVALAARAALGVRYRWAGMSYLSDGNRHAYTTVVRWPRTRASSRIEVQTGDVLVPGQLEHFLTARWGLHVAHGGRTWYVPNEHPAWLLRSAELLGFDESGLFASVGLGGLCDGPPVHVAFSDGVPARFGLPVRAGTPRR, encoded by the coding sequence GTGGTCGAGCCGGTCAGCCCCGAAGCGCCGAGGCTGACCGGTGCCCGGATCCTTCATCAGAACTGGGTCGACTTGACCTTTCTGCACTGGCCGGTAGATGCCCGGCGGATCGCACACCTGTATCCGGCGGGCACAGAGCCGGATACGTTCGACGGGATCGGCTATGTCGGGCTGGTCGCGTTTCGGATGACCGGCACCGGTTTCGGCTACGGCCCTGGCGTGCTCGGCAGTTTCCTGGAGACCAATGTGCGCCTGTACTCCGTCGATGGCATCGGCCGTCGTGGCGTCGTGTTCCTGAGCCTGGACACCCCGAGGCTCGACGTTGCGCTCGCCGCCCGCGCGGCGCTGGGGGTCCGGTACCGGTGGGCCGGGATGTCGTACCTCAGTGACGGGAACCGCCACGCCTACACGACCGTGGTGCGCTGGCCGCGAACCCGGGCGTCCAGCCGTATCGAGGTCCAAACCGGCGATGTTCTGGTACCTGGGCAGCTTGAGCATTTCCTTACGGCGCGCTGGGGTCTGCACGTCGCTCACGGCGGGCGCACCTGGTATGTGCCCAACGAGCATCCGGCCTGGTTGTTGCGGTCGGCGGAGCTGCTCGGGTTCGACGAGTCGGGATTGTTCGCCTCGGTCGGCCTCGGCGGGCTCTGCGATGGGCCGCCGGTGCACGTCGCGTTCAGCGACGGCGTACCCGCCCGGTTCGGGCTGCCCGTTCGGGCAGGCACGCCTAGGCGATGA
- the ectB gene encoding diaminobutyrate--2-oxoglutarate transaminase — MLLATTAPLSESDLPDVFSSVESEVRSYCRSWPTVMNSAAGSWVTDTAGRTYIDFFAGAGALNYGHNNAALKEPLLEYLVSDGIVHSLDMATAAKQRFLESFERLILRPRGLDYKVQFPGPTGANSVESALKLARKVTGRESVISFTNAFHGMTLGALSVTGNSMKRAGAGIPLVHATPMPYDNYFGGVTEDFQWFERVLDDSGSGLNRPAAVIVETVQGEGGLNVARIEWLQALAELCRKRDILLIVDDVQMGCGRTGPFFSFEAAGIVPDIVTISKSVSGYGLPMALTLFRRDLDVWAPGEHNGTFRGHNPAFITATAAIETYWADDRFSADTTVKGELIRARLEEIAAAHDGVTARGRGMAQGLKFDEADLAGQVCRAAFDRGALMETSGPSDEVVKLLPPLTTLPTELSEGLDILAESVAVALA; from the coding sequence TTGCTGCTCGCTACGACAGCGCCGTTGTCCGAATCTGACCTTCCCGACGTGTTCAGTTCCGTCGAGTCCGAGGTCCGCAGCTATTGCCGCAGCTGGCCCACCGTCATGAACAGCGCCGCGGGTTCCTGGGTGACCGACACCGCCGGCCGCACCTACATCGACTTCTTCGCCGGTGCGGGCGCGCTGAACTACGGCCACAACAACGCCGCCCTCAAGGAGCCGTTGCTCGAATACCTTGTCTCCGATGGGATCGTGCACTCGCTCGACATGGCCACCGCGGCCAAGCAGCGGTTCCTGGAGAGCTTCGAGCGGCTCATCCTGCGTCCGCGCGGGCTGGACTACAAGGTGCAGTTCCCCGGGCCGACCGGGGCGAACTCCGTGGAGTCCGCACTCAAGTTGGCCAGGAAGGTGACCGGCCGCGAGTCGGTTATCAGCTTCACCAACGCATTTCACGGGATGACGCTCGGAGCGTTGTCGGTCACCGGCAACTCGATGAAGCGGGCGGGTGCCGGCATCCCGCTGGTCCACGCCACCCCGATGCCCTACGACAACTACTTCGGCGGGGTCACCGAGGACTTCCAGTGGTTCGAGCGCGTGCTCGACGATTCGGGCAGCGGGCTCAACCGCCCCGCCGCGGTGATCGTCGAAACCGTCCAGGGCGAAGGCGGTCTCAACGTGGCACGGATCGAATGGCTGCAGGCCCTGGCGGAGCTGTGCCGGAAGCGGGACATCCTGCTGATCGTCGATGACGTACAGATGGGTTGTGGCCGTACCGGGCCGTTCTTCAGCTTCGAGGCCGCCGGCATCGTGCCCGATATCGTCACGATATCGAAGTCGGTCAGCGGCTACGGCCTGCCGATGGCGCTCACGCTGTTCCGCCGTGATCTGGATGTGTGGGCGCCGGGGGAGCACAACGGCACCTTCCGCGGGCACAACCCGGCTTTCATCACCGCCACGGCGGCGATCGAGACGTATTGGGCGGACGATAGATTCAGCGCCGACACGACCGTCAAGGGTGAGCTGATCCGGGCGCGGCTGGAGGAGATCGCCGCTGCCCACGACGGCGTGACCGCCCGTGGTCGGGGAATGGCCCAGGGCCTCAAGTTCGACGAGGCGGACCTGGCCGGACAGGTCTGCCGGGCCGCCTTCGACCGCGGTGCGTTGATGGAGACCAGCGGTCCGTCCGACGAGGTGGTCAAACTGCTGCCGCCGCTGACCACTCTTCCGACCGAACTGTCCGAGGGACTCGACATTCTCGCCGAGTCCGTCGCCGTCGCGCTGGCCTGA
- a CDS encoding ubiquitin-like protein Pup, with amino-acid sequence MAQEQTKRGGGGGEDDDLPGASAAGQERREKLAEETDDLLDEIDDVLEENAEDFVRAYVQKGGQ; translated from the coding sequence ATGGCTCAAGAGCAGACCAAGCGTGGCGGTGGCGGCGGTGAGGACGACGACCTCCCGGGTGCATCTGCCGCCGGGCAGGAGCGTCGCGAGAAGCTGGCCGAGGAGACCGACGATCTGCTCGATGAGATCGACGACGTGCTGGAAGAGAACGCCGAAGACTTCGTGCGCGCATACGTCCAAAAGGGCGGCCAGTGA
- the ectA gene encoding diaminobutyrate acetyltransferase has translation MRVLESVPGRHSREEFLRPPRGTDAIGIRDLAEATGVLDLNSTYAYLLLATDFAATSIVAERDGDLRGFITGYHPPPRPDVLFVWQVAVAPSAQGGGLASTMLDALVHRVRTQRDGRPVTVEATVSPGNAASRAFFGAFARRHGVPLVEDPHFGCDLLDAGGAHEDEPILRMGPIATPLSR, from the coding sequence ATGCGTGTTTTAGAAAGCGTCCCGGGACGCCATTCCCGGGAAGAATTCCTGCGCCCTCCACGGGGTACCGATGCGATTGGCATCCGCGATCTTGCGGAAGCCACCGGGGTGCTCGATCTGAATTCCACCTATGCCTATCTGTTGCTGGCAACTGATTTTGCTGCCACGTCAATAGTGGCCGAGCGTGACGGCGACCTGCGCGGATTCATCACGGGTTACCACCCGCCGCCGCGGCCGGACGTCCTGTTCGTGTGGCAGGTCGCCGTGGCGCCGTCGGCGCAGGGCGGGGGACTGGCCAGCACCATGCTCGACGCACTCGTGCACCGGGTCCGTACGCAGCGCGATGGGCGCCCGGTCACCGTGGAAGCCACGGTCTCGCCGGGCAACGCCGCCTCACGCGCATTCTTCGGCGCCTTCGCGCGCCGTCACGGCGTGCCCCTGGTCGAGGACCCGCATTTCGGATGCGATCTCCTCGACGCCGGCGGGGCACACGAAGACGAGCCGATTCTGCGGATGGGGCCCATCGCCACACCGCTTTCTCGCTGA
- a CDS encoding ectoine synthase, whose protein sequence is MIVRTTAEITGTDRDVADGSWRSKRIILAGDGVGFSFHETTIESGSVNEFHYQHHVEAVWVIEGTGTLTDLETGQQYPLADGTMYLLNNNDRHRVTCDEQLRMLCVFNPPVTGREVHDENGVYPAPQSVA, encoded by the coding sequence ATGATTGTTCGCACCACAGCTGAGATCACCGGCACCGACCGCGACGTGGCCGACGGCAGTTGGCGATCCAAGCGCATCATCCTGGCCGGCGACGGCGTCGGTTTCTCGTTCCACGAGACCACCATCGAGTCGGGGTCGGTCAACGAGTTCCACTATCAGCACCACGTCGAGGCGGTCTGGGTGATCGAGGGCACCGGCACGCTGACGGATCTGGAGACCGGGCAGCAGTACCCGCTCGCCGACGGAACCATGTACCTGCTCAACAACAACGACCGCCACCGGGTCACCTGCGATGAGCAGTTGCGGATGCTGTGCGTGTTCAATCCGCCCGTGACCGGGCGGGAGGTGCACGACGAGAACGGCGTTTACCCGGCGCCACAGTCGGTCGCATGA
- the dop gene encoding depupylase/deamidase Dop, which translates to MQRIIGTEVEYGISSPSDPTANPILTSTQAVLAYAAAAGIQRGKRTRWDYEVESPLRDARGFDLSRASGPAPIVDADEVGAANMILTNGARLYVDHAHPEYSAPECTDPMDAVIWDKAGERVMEAAARHVASVPGAAKLQLYKNNVDGKGASYGSHENYLMSRQTPFSAVIAGFTPFLVSRQVVTGSGRVGIGPSGDDPGFQLSQRADYIEVEVGLETTLKRGIINTRDEPHADADKYRRLHVIIGDANLAETSTYLKVGTSSLVLDLIEEGPQYGLDLSDLALARPVHAVHVISRDPSLRATVALADGREMTALAMQRVYLDRVAKLVDIKDPDPRASHVVETWAHVLDLLERDPMECAEILDWPAKLRLLEGFRQRENLGWQAPRLHLVDLQYSDVRLDKGLYNRLVARGSMKRLVTEQQVIDAVDNPPTDTRAYFRGECLRRFGSDIAAASWDSVIFDLGGDSLVRIPTLEPLRGSKAHVGALLDSVDSAAELVEQLTN; encoded by the coding sequence ATGCAACGGATTATCGGAACAGAGGTCGAATACGGCATTTCATCGCCGTCCGATCCGACCGCCAATCCGATCCTGACCTCGACTCAGGCGGTGCTGGCGTACGCGGCTGCCGCCGGCATCCAGCGCGGCAAGCGCACACGGTGGGACTACGAGGTCGAGAGCCCGCTGCGCGACGCCCGCGGGTTCGACCTGTCCCGGGCGTCCGGACCGGCTCCGATCGTCGATGCCGACGAGGTCGGGGCGGCCAACATGATCCTCACCAACGGCGCCCGGCTCTACGTGGACCATGCCCACCCGGAGTACTCGGCGCCGGAGTGCACCGATCCGATGGACGCGGTGATCTGGGACAAGGCCGGCGAGCGCGTGATGGAGGCCGCCGCCCGCCACGTCGCGAGCGTGCCCGGGGCGGCCAAGCTGCAGCTCTACAAGAACAACGTGGACGGCAAGGGTGCCTCCTACGGGTCGCACGAGAACTACCTGATGAGCCGCCAGACCCCGTTCTCCGCGGTGATCGCGGGGTTCACCCCGTTCCTGGTGTCGCGGCAGGTGGTGACCGGCTCCGGCCGCGTCGGCATCGGGCCGTCGGGGGACGATCCCGGTTTCCAGCTGTCCCAGCGGGCCGACTACATCGAGGTCGAGGTCGGCCTCGAGACCACGCTCAAGCGCGGCATCATCAACACCCGCGACGAGCCGCACGCCGACGCCGACAAATACCGGCGGCTGCACGTCATCATCGGCGATGCCAACCTGGCCGAGACGTCGACCTATCTCAAGGTCGGGACCAGCTCCCTGGTGCTCGACCTGATCGAGGAGGGCCCGCAGTACGGGCTGGACCTGTCCGATCTGGCGCTGGCCCGGCCGGTGCACGCCGTCCACGTGATCAGCCGTGATCCGTCGCTCCGGGCCACGGTCGCGCTGGCCGACGGTCGTGAGATGACCGCCCTGGCGATGCAGCGGGTCTATCTGGACCGGGTGGCCAAACTGGTCGACATCAAGGACCCGGATCCGCGGGCCTCCCACGTGGTCGAGACCTGGGCTCATGTGCTGGACCTGCTCGAACGCGATCCGATGGAATGTGCCGAGATTCTCGACTGGCCGGCCAAGCTGCGGTTGCTGGAGGGGTTCCGCCAGCGCGAGAACCTCGGCTGGCAGGCGCCGCGGCTGCACCTGGTCGACCTGCAGTACTCCGATGTCCGGCTGGACAAGGGCCTGTACAACCGGCTGGTGGCGCGCGGTTCGATGAAGCGCCTGGTCACCGAGCAGCAGGTGATCGACGCGGTGGACAACCCGCCGACCGACACTCGTGCGTACTTCCGCGGCGAATGCCTGCGCCGCTTCGGTTCCGACATCGCCGCGGCGAGCTGGGACTCGGTGATCTTCGATCTCGGCGGCGATTCGCTCGTCCGGATTCCAACGCTGGAGCCTCTGCGCGGCAGCAAGGCGCATGTCGGCGCCCTCCTGGACTCTGTGGACAGCGCGGCGGAACTCGTCGAGCAACTCACGAACTGA
- the prcB gene encoding proteasome subunit beta produces the protein MDLSSFSELLRRQAPELLPVNRVADGGINPTNAVPHGTTIVAIKYPGGVLIAGDRRSTQGNMIAGRDVQKVYITDDYTATGIAGTAAIAVEFARLYAVELEHYEKLEGVALTFRGKVNRLAIMVRGNLGAALQGFVALPLLVGFDVDASDPTNAGRIVSFDAAGGWNIEEEGYQSVGSGSIFAKSSIKKLYPHVVDADSALQVAIESLYDAADDDSATGGPDLVRGIYPTAVTIGAEGAVEITEERIAELAREVIARRTRTGGEG, from the coding sequence ATGGACCTGTCGTCCTTCTCTGAACTGCTGCGTCGTCAGGCCCCAGAACTGTTGCCGGTCAACCGTGTCGCCGATGGCGGGATCAACCCGACCAACGCGGTGCCCCACGGGACGACCATCGTCGCGATCAAGTACCCCGGCGGTGTGCTGATCGCCGGTGACCGGCGTTCCACCCAGGGCAACATGATCGCCGGGCGCGACGTGCAGAAGGTGTACATCACCGATGACTACACCGCGACCGGTATCGCGGGCACCGCGGCCATCGCCGTGGAGTTCGCCCGCCTCTATGCCGTGGAACTCGAGCACTACGAGAAGCTCGAAGGCGTCGCCCTGACCTTCCGCGGGAAGGTCAACCGGCTGGCCATCATGGTGCGCGGCAATCTCGGTGCGGCACTGCAGGGTTTCGTGGCGCTCCCGCTGCTGGTGGGTTTTGATGTTGATGCCAGCGACCCGACAAATGCCGGCCGCATCGTGTCCTTCGACGCCGCGGGCGGTTGGAACATCGAGGAAGAGGGCTACCAGTCGGTGGGCTCCGGCTCGATCTTCGCCAAGTCGTCGATCAAGAAGCTCTATCCGCATGTGGTGGACGCGGATTCGGCATTGCAGGTGGCCATCGAGTCGCTCTACGACGCGGCCGACGACGACTCCGCCACCGGTGGACCCGATCTGGTGCGCGGCATCTATCCGACCGCGGTGACCATCGGTGCCGAGGGTGCGGTCGAGATCACCGAGGAACGCATCGCCGAGCTGGCCCGCGAAGTCATCGCGCGCCGGACCCGGACGGGCGGTGAGGGGTAA
- the thpD gene encoding ectoine hydroxylase: MTAQRDAEGVTAAVEDRYPTRLEHAIEPIPRHEPVVWGSVADGPLSQPHLDGFSEYGYLVAPETVSDDWLPLLRHEIDRVAADLDTDDPRVIREPGGTIRSIFEPHLLSDLVAQVVRLDTVLPVARQLLGGDVYIHQARINLMPGFTGTGFYWHSDFETWHAEDGMPAIRAVSCSIALTENYPYNGSLMVIPGSHQTFYPCVGATPEDNHDTSLVAQNIGVPDQTTLTKAVDAHDIHQFTGPPGTALWFDANLLHGSGSNITPLPRSNVFLVFNSVDNALTDPFAAPRPRPEYLAARGAQAVT; encoded by the coding sequence ATGACGGCACAGCGGGACGCCGAAGGTGTTACGGCCGCGGTCGAGGATCGCTACCCGACACGGCTCGAGCACGCGATCGAGCCGATACCGCGCCACGAGCCTGTGGTGTGGGGCAGTGTCGCCGACGGGCCGCTGAGCCAGCCTCATCTGGACGGTTTCTCCGAGTACGGCTACCTGGTGGCGCCCGAGACGGTGTCGGACGATTGGCTTCCGCTGCTGCGCCACGAAATCGACCGGGTGGCAGCGGATCTGGACACGGACGACCCGCGGGTGATCCGGGAGCCGGGCGGCACGATCCGGTCGATCTTCGAGCCGCATCTGCTGAGCGACCTGGTGGCCCAGGTGGTCCGGTTGGACACGGTGCTGCCGGTCGCTCGGCAGTTGCTCGGCGGCGACGTCTACATCCACCAGGCCCGGATCAACCTCATGCCCGGGTTCACCGGGACGGGGTTCTACTGGCATTCGGACTTCGAGACCTGGCATGCCGAGGACGGCATGCCGGCGATCCGCGCCGTCTCGTGCTCGATCGCCCTGACCGAGAACTATCCGTACAACGGGTCGCTCATGGTCATCCCCGGATCGCACCAGACGTTCTATCCCTGCGTCGGCGCCACGCCCGAGGACAACCACGACACCTCACTGGTGGCGCAGAACATCGGCGTGCCGGACCAGACGACGTTGACCAAGGCTGTCGACGCCCATGACATCCACCAGTTCACCGGCCCGCCGGGGACCGCGCTGTGGTTCGACGCGAATCTGCTGCACGGCTCGGGATCGAACATCACGCCGCTGCCGAGGTCGAACGTCTTCCTGGTTTTCAACTCGGTCGACAACGCGCTGACCGACCCGTTCGCTGCCCCGCGGCCACGACCCGAATACCTGGCGGCCCGGGGTGCACAGGCCGTCACCTAG
- the prcA gene encoding proteasome subunit alpha, which produces MSFPYFISPEQAMRERSELARKGIARGRSVIALAYDSGVLFVAENPSRSLQKVSELYDRVGFAAVGRFNEFDNLRRGGIQFADTRGYAYDRRDVTGRQLANVYAQTLGTIFTEQAKPYEVELCVAEVAHYGETKSPELYRITYDGSIADEPHFVVMGGTTEPIIAALNESYAENADLAAAVKIAVEALSASGNGSEPRTLGPATLEVAILDANRPRRAFRRITGAALEAVLPESEPPAASE; this is translated from the coding sequence ATGAGCTTCCCGTACTTCATCTCGCCTGAACAGGCGATGCGTGAGCGCTCCGAACTGGCGCGCAAGGGCATCGCCCGCGGGCGGAGCGTGATCGCACTCGCATACGACAGCGGCGTGCTTTTCGTCGCGGAGAACCCCTCGCGGTCTCTGCAGAAGGTCAGCGAGCTCTACGACCGGGTCGGCTTCGCCGCCGTGGGCCGGTTCAACGAGTTCGACAACCTGCGGCGCGGCGGAATCCAGTTCGCCGACACCCGCGGCTACGCCTACGACCGCCGCGACGTGACGGGCCGCCAGTTGGCCAATGTGTACGCGCAGACGCTCGGCACGATTTTCACCGAGCAGGCCAAGCCCTACGAGGTCGAGCTGTGCGTGGCCGAGGTGGCGCACTACGGCGAGACGAAGTCGCCTGAGCTGTACCGCATCACCTACGACGGGTCGATCGCCGACGAGCCGCACTTCGTCGTGATGGGCGGCACCACCGAACCGATCATCGCCGCGCTGAACGAGTCGTACGCAGAGAACGCCGATCTGGCCGCGGCGGTCAAGATCGCCGTCGAAGCACTCAGCGCGAGCGGCAACGGTTCCGAGCCGCGCACCCTGGGCCCGGCCACCCTGGAGGTGGCGATCCTCGACGCCAACCGTCCTCGCCGGGCGTTCCGCCGGATCACCGGCGCAGCGTTGGAAGCCGTTCTGCCTGAATCGGAGCCACCGGCGGCGTCTGAGTAG